In the Streptomyces formicae genome, one interval contains:
- a CDS encoding trypsin-like peptidase domain-containing protein, whose protein sequence is MGWFKGTRKPPPVVAILGRHGDAAVGAAALLSPGRALTCAHVVNEALGRAPLSGTTPSGEVLQVGFARRTVRIKAQIEVWVPPRRGAGAWQGDLCVLQLAEPAPTDADPVVWTDMTEGQSLRAWHGCGEPITFADTVLKVLDDQLGYLDGALSGAAIGPGFSGGPLWTDSGDSVAGLVVGQLGQGDAAAHPAHTLRRTWALPWQAVRDQLYAAGADAVVADCRTLRATPQDDPLGAELTALLRSLLPDPAARAEHARRLAAELDLAVPQDGSAPRVEELTAVLLARHRALPTLSESLLTAGPYGARPERLTALLGTGRAVEASGLLSLGEHAYLEKQLRSVVLADPTLPARAAQEALRYTPLPSALCTARLAPDALGQVIADLEQYQDGGSVPAGTPRVPALVHLVEFIAAASGDPVGAGLSRWSERVCDRLGVHPAARDQRRADAAHWAGARAPRVTRLLARLTRTEPEGEGTGPGIGMGTGAGAERAERYRCRLWQQHADGSVRRLDTAAGDAPLTPEQVGALIREGAERSGDALPAVDIEVDRAGLHLPVDEWDAGSPNEFVPSLPLGASFPLTLRCPEMSRRVPRRDVEHRRRWGDGHGRPLVIDPSCADGRQVAALLNSTHRDANHVVLHGPPALRAQLLDLCLALGVPVVLWDREAEGHDQADRLDPLAPTGRLHELPFRVHRFRAATLPDATGLRARPSLVWEDLAWQDRVGSEHEPRLTDPDAPRPLPDEGVRRS, encoded by the coding sequence GTGGGCTGGTTCAAGGGGACGCGGAAGCCGCCCCCGGTGGTCGCGATCCTCGGGCGGCACGGCGACGCGGCCGTCGGCGCGGCCGCGCTCCTCTCCCCCGGCCGCGCCCTGACCTGCGCGCACGTGGTCAACGAAGCACTCGGGCGGGCCCCGTTGAGCGGGACGACGCCCTCGGGCGAGGTGCTCCAGGTGGGGTTCGCCCGGCGCACGGTCCGGATCAAGGCGCAGATCGAGGTGTGGGTGCCGCCCCGGCGCGGCGCCGGAGCCTGGCAGGGCGACCTGTGCGTACTCCAGCTCGCCGAGCCCGCGCCCACGGACGCCGATCCCGTCGTCTGGACGGACATGACGGAGGGCCAGTCGCTGCGCGCCTGGCACGGCTGCGGGGAGCCGATCACCTTCGCGGACACGGTCCTCAAGGTGCTCGACGACCAACTCGGCTATCTGGACGGCGCGTTGTCCGGAGCCGCGATCGGCCCCGGGTTCAGCGGCGGACCGCTGTGGACCGACTCGGGGGACAGCGTGGCCGGGCTCGTGGTCGGCCAACTCGGGCAGGGGGACGCCGCCGCGCACCCCGCTCACACCCTGCGGCGCACCTGGGCACTGCCCTGGCAGGCGGTGCGCGATCAGCTGTACGCGGCGGGGGCGGACGCCGTCGTGGCCGACTGCCGCACCCTGCGCGCCACCCCGCAGGACGACCCGCTCGGCGCCGAACTCACCGCACTGCTGCGCTCGTTGCTGCCGGACCCCGCCGCGCGCGCCGAACACGCGCGGCGACTCGCCGCCGAACTGGACCTCGCCGTGCCGCAGGACGGCTCGGCGCCCCGCGTCGAGGAACTCACCGCCGTCCTGCTCGCCCGGCACCGCGCCCTGCCCACCCTCAGCGAGTCCCTGCTCACCGCGGGACCCTACGGCGCACGTCCGGAGAGGCTCACGGCCCTGCTGGGCACCGGCCGCGCGGTCGAGGCGTCCGGACTGCTCTCCCTGGGTGAACACGCCTACCTGGAGAAGCAGTTGAGGAGCGTCGTCCTCGCCGACCCGACGCTGCCCGCCCGCGCGGCCCAGGAGGCGCTGCGCTATACCCCGCTGCCCTCCGCCCTGTGCACCGCGCGGCTGGCGCCCGATGCGCTCGGGCAGGTCATCGCGGACCTGGAGCAGTACCAGGACGGCGGCAGCGTGCCGGCGGGGACGCCTCGGGTGCCCGCGCTCGTGCACCTGGTCGAGTTCATCGCCGCGGCATCGGGCGACCCCGTCGGCGCCGGGCTGAGCCGCTGGAGCGAGCGGGTCTGCGACCGGCTCGGCGTGCACCCCGCGGCGCGCGACCAGCGCAGGGCCGACGCCGCGCACTGGGCGGGCGCGCGGGCGCCCCGGGTGACGCGGCTGCTCGCCCGGCTCACCAGGACCGAGCCGGAGGGCGAAGGCACGGGCCCAGGCATCGGCATGGGGACGGGCGCGGGCGCGGAGCGGGCGGAGCGCTACCGCTGTCGGCTGTGGCAGCAGCACGCGGACGGGTCTGTGCGCCGCCTGGACACCGCGGCGGGGGACGCGCCGCTCACTCCCGAGCAGGTCGGCGCCCTGATCCGCGAGGGCGCCGAGCGGTCGGGGGACGCCCTGCCCGCCGTGGACATCGAGGTGGACCGCGCCGGTCTGCACCTGCCCGTCGACGAATGGGACGCGGGCAGTCCCAACGAGTTCGTGCCGAGCCTGCCACTCGGTGCGTCCTTCCCGCTCACGCTGCGCTGCCCGGAGATGAGCCGCCGGGTGCCCCGGCGCGACGTGGAGCACCGCCGCCGCTGGGGCGACGGGCACGGCAGACCGCTGGTCATCGACCCGAGCTGCGCGGACGGGCGGCAGGTCGCCGCGCTGCTCAACTCCACCCACCGGGACGCCAACCACGTCGTCCTGCACGGCCCGCCCGCGCTCCGCGCCCAACTGCTCGACCTCTGCCTGGCCCTCGGCGTGCCCGTGGTGCTCTGGGACCGCGAGGCCGAGGGGCACGACCAGGCCGACCGCCTCGATCCCCTCGCGCCGACCGGGCGGCTGCACGAACTGCCCTTCCGCGTCCACCGGTTCAGGGCGGCCACGCTGCCGGACGCGACGGGGCTCAGGGCCCGCCCCTCCCTCGTGTGGGAGGACCTCGCCTGGCAGGACCGCGTGGGGTCCGAGCACGAGCCGAGACTGACGGACCCCGACGCGCCGCGCCCGCTTCCCGACGAAGGAGTACGCCGTTCATGA
- a CDS encoding CU044_2847 family protein — MPEYLELDLAGAALRVELADVGQAPESGSLPPEFGVPEPVSTGRGRGAALAAGALRATLSPLGPLLDEVHASVSRAERPPEEFTVEFGIEVGKDLKLGIVGLKGSATMTVSATWRRTEGPGDGAEGPHSGADGA; from the coding sequence ATGCCTGAGTACCTGGAACTCGACCTGGCGGGAGCCGCGCTGCGCGTCGAGCTCGCCGACGTGGGGCAGGCGCCCGAATCCGGCTCCCTGCCGCCGGAGTTCGGCGTGCCCGAGCCCGTCTCCACCGGCCGCGGCCGGGGCGCGGCGCTCGCCGCCGGGGCGCTGCGGGCGACGCTGAGCCCGCTCGGCCCGCTCCTGGACGAGGTGCACGCCTCGGTGTCCCGGGCCGAGCGCCCGCCGGAGGAGTTCACGGTCGAGTTCGGCATCGAGGTGGGCAAGGACCTCAAGCTCGGCATCGTCGGGCTCAAGGGCTCGGCCACCATGACGGTGTCCGCCACCTGGCGGCGTACGGAAGGTCCTGGCGACGGAGCCGAAGGCCCGCACAGCGGCGCCGACGGGGCCTAG
- a CDS encoding ADP-ribosylglycohydrolase family protein codes for MTSTNPAGPGLADRVLGGWLGRIAGNMLGKPVERGDYWTRERIDRYLRSADALPLTDYLPEPPVGGEEFALRPEWRRCVRGRIRGSCRDDDVDYAILGLHLLETHGSAFSTEQVGDLWLLRLPYLQTFTAERAAYRNLAGGLRPPLTATYDNPYQEYIGALIRADVFGWTSPGDPRRAASLARRDAVLSHTGNGVYGAMWAAALIAAAFTAATPRRAVDTALTVIPASCRLARTVRRVASLHEAGLGWADTLDTVGEETAGLGWIHVVPNVAVLTAGLLYGEGDFTTTIALTVRGGLDTDSNGATAGSVAGVLCGAAAIPARWTEPLQDRVSSAVFGFDGARISELAARTVELAAQ; via the coding sequence ATGACCTCCACGAACCCGGCGGGACCGGGCCTCGCCGACCGCGTGCTCGGCGGATGGCTCGGGCGGATCGCGGGCAACATGCTCGGCAAACCGGTGGAGCGGGGTGACTACTGGACGCGCGAGCGCATCGACCGCTATCTGCGGAGCGCCGACGCCCTGCCGCTCACCGACTACCTTCCCGAACCACCCGTCGGCGGCGAGGAGTTCGCGCTGCGCCCGGAGTGGCGCAGGTGCGTGCGCGGCCGGATCCGCGGCAGCTGCCGGGACGACGACGTCGACTACGCGATCCTCGGCCTGCACCTCCTGGAGACCCACGGGAGCGCGTTCAGCACCGAGCAGGTCGGCGACCTGTGGCTGCTGCGCCTGCCGTACTTGCAGACGTTCACGGCGGAGCGCGCCGCGTACCGCAATCTCGCGGGCGGGCTGCGGCCGCCGCTCACCGCGACGTACGACAACCCCTATCAGGAGTACATCGGCGCCCTCATCCGCGCCGACGTCTTCGGCTGGACCTCGCCCGGCGACCCGCGCCGCGCCGCCTCGCTGGCCCGCCGCGACGCCGTGCTCTCCCACACGGGCAACGGGGTCTACGGCGCGATGTGGGCGGCCGCGCTGATCGCGGCGGCGTTCACCGCGGCCACGCCGCGCCGGGCCGTGGACACCGCGCTCACCGTGATCCCCGCGAGCTGCCGCCTCGCGCGCACCGTGCGGCGCGTGGCCTCGCTGCACGAGGCGGGCCTCGGCTGGGCCGACACGCTCGACACCGTGGGCGAGGAGACGGCGGGGCTCGGCTGGATCCACGTCGTGCCGAACGTCGCCGTGCTGACCGCCGGACTGCTCTACGGCGAGGGCGACTTCACCACGACCATCGCGCTCACGGTGCGCGGCGGCCTCGACACCGACTCCAACGGCGCCACGGCGGGCTCGGTGGCGGGCGTCCTGTGCGGGGCGGCGGCGATCCCCGCGCGGTGGACCGAGCCCCTCCAGGACCGCGTCAGCAGCGCGGTCTTCGGCTTCGACGGGGCCCGGATCAGCGAACTCGCGGCGCGTACCGTGGAATTGGCCGCACAATGA
- a CDS encoding BCCT family transporter — MSTEMIDQPLPDEGPPGPPSTGQDSAGGSPSDGTPDYTVIGIGVVAVLAVVAWAAIGKKSFESASSTALAWVLENFAWLFVIAADIFLVLCVVIAVSRFGRIRLGKDDARPEFTDLAWIAMMFSAGMGIGLMFYGVGEPLTHYLNPPPSSTAEPRTGGAARTALEYSFFHWTLTPWAIYGIAGLALAYAGFRKGRGNRLSAVFVPLIGERRAAGWPGRLIDLLALFATVFGTATSLGVGALQVATGLNLTTGAENSTTLQLIIIVSLGAAFVISAFSGVHKGVKWLSTLNLALAACLMLFVFVLGPTVYILDAIPASVGGYLHQLLPMASRTGAFTDSSWLGAWTIFYWAWWLSWAPFVGTFIARISHGRTIREFLIGVLLVPSGATVIWFCVMGGTGIRLDSTGKVDMAEKVKEGAESSLFAMLDALPLGTITSWVAMILVMTYFVTSADSASLVMGSLSSRGSLHPPTWLVVTWGVLMAAVAAVLLVAGGLSSLQSATILVALPFVVVMLTLCWALLKELRQDPGAGPARGHALHGLRDAVRTMVGDAITEQTPERHPRLRRIARSRSQDED, encoded by the coding sequence ATGAGCACGGAAATGATCGATCAGCCCCTCCCCGACGAGGGTCCGCCGGGCCCGCCGTCCACCGGCCAGGACTCCGCGGGCGGCTCGCCCTCGGACGGCACCCCTGACTACACCGTCATCGGCATCGGCGTGGTCGCCGTCCTCGCGGTGGTCGCCTGGGCGGCGATCGGCAAGAAGTCCTTCGAGAGCGCGTCGAGCACGGCGCTCGCCTGGGTCCTGGAGAACTTCGCCTGGCTCTTCGTGATCGCCGCGGACATCTTCCTCGTGCTGTGCGTGGTCATCGCGGTGAGCAGATTCGGGCGGATCAGGCTCGGCAAGGACGACGCGCGGCCCGAGTTCACCGACCTCGCGTGGATCGCGATGATGTTCAGCGCGGGCATGGGCATCGGCCTGATGTTCTACGGCGTCGGCGAGCCCCTCACCCACTATCTGAATCCGCCGCCGTCCAGCACCGCCGAGCCGCGCACCGGCGGCGCGGCGCGGACCGCGCTCGAGTACTCGTTCTTCCACTGGACCCTGACGCCCTGGGCGATCTACGGCATCGCGGGCCTCGCGCTCGCCTACGCCGGCTTCCGCAAGGGCCGCGGGAACCGTCTCAGCGCGGTCTTCGTGCCCCTGATCGGCGAGCGGCGCGCGGCGGGCTGGCCGGGCCGTCTCATCGACCTGCTCGCGCTCTTCGCCACCGTCTTCGGCACGGCGACCAGCCTCGGCGTGGGCGCCCTCCAGGTCGCCACCGGGCTCAACCTCACGACGGGCGCGGAGAATTCGACCACGCTCCAGCTCATCATCATCGTCTCGCTCGGCGCGGCCTTCGTGATCTCCGCGTTCTCCGGGGTGCACAAGGGCGTGAAGTGGCTCAGCACCCTCAACCTCGCGCTCGCCGCCTGTCTGATGCTGTTCGTCTTCGTGCTCGGACCGACCGTCTACATCCTGGACGCGATCCCGGCGAGCGTCGGCGGCTACCTCCACCAGCTCCTGCCGATGGCCTCGCGCACCGGCGCCTTCACCGACAGCAGCTGGCTCGGCGCGTGGACGATCTTCTACTGGGCGTGGTGGCTGTCGTGGGCGCCGTTCGTCGGCACGTTCATCGCGCGGATCTCCCACGGCCGTACGATCCGTGAGTTCCTGATCGGCGTGCTGCTGGTGCCGAGCGGTGCCACCGTCATCTGGTTCTGCGTGATGGGCGGTACGGGGATCCGGCTCGACTCCACCGGCAAGGTCGACATGGCCGAGAAGGTCAAGGAGGGCGCGGAGTCCTCGCTCTTCGCGATGCTGGACGCGCTGCCGCTCGGCACGATCACCTCGTGGGTCGCGATGATCCTCGTCATGACGTACTTCGTCACGAGCGCCGACTCGGCCTCCCTGGTCATGGGCTCCCTCAGCAGCCGCGGCTCCCTGCACCCGCCGACCTGGCTGGTCGTCACCTGGGGCGTACTGATGGCCGCGGTGGCCGCGGTGCTCCTGGTCGCGGGCGGCCTCAGCTCGCTCCAGAGCGCGACGATCCTGGTGGCCCTGCCGTTCGTCGTGGTGATGCTGACGCTGTGCTGGGCCCTGCTCAAGGAACTGCGCCAGGACCCCGGCGCGGGCCCCGCACGCGGCCACGCGCTGCACGGCCTGCGCGACGCGGTCCGCACGATGGTCGGCGACGCGATCACGGAACAGACCCCGGAACGGCATCCCCGGCTGCGCCGGATCGCCAGGTCTCGGAGCCAGGACGAGGACTGA
- a CDS encoding glycerate kinase, which translates to MADAAGTAGHERQAQHVLIAADKFKGSLTAVQVAERVKAGLHRIAPNVPVEALPVADGGDGTVAAAVAGGFERREARVTGPLGSAVTAAYAFKDGTAVVEMAEASGLQLLPDGVFAPLTSTTYGSGELLRAALDAGARTIVFGVGGSATTDGGAGMLAALGARFLTGDGEPVAPGGGPLKELASADLSGLDPRLKDVEIVLASDVDNPLTGPKGAPAVYGPQKGASLGDVAALDAALAHFATVLEKAIGPKAAEYARSPGAGAAGGIGYGALVGLGASFRPGIEVMLDVLGFAPALERATLVITGEGSLDEQTLHGKAPAGVAAAARAAGIEVVAVCGRLALAPEVLGKAGIRRAYALTDVEPDVARCIAEAGPILETAAEGIARDFLV; encoded by the coding sequence GTGGCGGACGCTGCAGGGACGGCGGGACACGAGCGGCAGGCGCAGCACGTACTCATCGCCGCGGACAAGTTCAAGGGTTCGCTCACGGCCGTCCAGGTCGCCGAGCGGGTGAAGGCCGGGCTCCACCGGATCGCCCCCAACGTGCCGGTCGAGGCGCTGCCGGTCGCCGACGGCGGCGACGGCACGGTCGCCGCGGCCGTCGCGGGCGGCTTCGAGCGCCGCGAGGCACGGGTCACCGGGCCGCTGGGCTCCGCGGTGACCGCCGCGTACGCCTTCAAGGACGGCACCGCCGTGGTGGAGATGGCCGAGGCGTCCGGCCTCCAGCTGCTCCCCGACGGCGTCTTCGCGCCGCTCACGTCCACGACGTACGGCTCCGGAGAGCTGCTCCGCGCGGCCCTCGACGCGGGCGCCCGCACGATCGTCTTCGGCGTCGGCGGCAGCGCCACGACCGACGGCGGCGCGGGCATGCTGGCCGCGCTCGGCGCGCGCTTCCTGACCGGGGACGGCGAGCCCGTCGCGCCCGGCGGCGGCCCCCTGAAGGAACTGGCCAGCGCCGATCTGTCGGGCCTCGACCCGCGCCTGAAGGACGTCGAGATCGTCCTCGCCAGCGACGTCGACAACCCGCTGACGGGCCCGAAGGGCGCGCCCGCCGTCTACGGCCCGCAGAAGGGCGCGTCCCTCGGCGACGTCGCGGCCCTGGACGCGGCCCTCGCGCACTTCGCCACGGTCCTGGAGAAGGCGATCGGACCCAAGGCCGCCGAGTACGCGCGGTCGCCCGGCGCGGGAGCGGCGGGCGGCATCGGATACGGCGCGCTCGTCGGGCTCGGCGCGAGCTTCAGGCCCGGCATCGAGGTCATGCTCGACGTGCTCGGCTTCGCGCCCGCCCTGGAGCGGGCCACCCTCGTCATCACCGGCGAGGGCTCGCTCGACGAGCAGACGCTGCACGGCAAGGCGCCCGCGGGAGTGGCCGCGGCCGCCAGGGCCGCGGGCATCGAGGTCGTCGCGGTCTGCGGCCGCCTGGCCCTGGCCCCCGAGGTCCTCGGCAAGGCGGGCATCCGCCGCGCCTACGCCCTCACCGACGTCGAGCCCGACGTGGCGCGGTGCATCGCGGAGGCGGGCCCCATCCTGGAGACGGCGGCGGAGGGAATCGCCAGGGACTTCCTGGTCTGA
- a CDS encoding DUF4239 domain-containing protein, whose translation MTEWLVLAIAMALACAVVLTVTVLRHRRVPEDDDPSQTPDVIEYMVMMVGVVYAIVLGLAIAGVWEARGAAEDGTRQEAQALHEISSRAKIYPAATQDRIQEDVRRYTRHVTAVEWPRMIEQHELTDRGTELLDTLRQDIAEREPANDLEAQTYQPLLDQVAAADEARRARADNAEATLPGVVWFGLVAGAIVTVGLIFTLQIRRSSRELLLAGTFSALIAFLLFLVWNFDAPFGRSVTESTSAFQDLLTV comes from the coding sequence GTGACGGAATGGCTCGTACTCGCCATCGCCATGGCGCTGGCCTGCGCGGTCGTTCTGACCGTCACCGTCCTCAGGCACCGCCGCGTGCCCGAGGACGACGACCCGAGTCAGACACCGGACGTCATCGAGTACATGGTGATGATGGTCGGCGTCGTGTACGCGATCGTCCTCGGACTCGCCATCGCGGGCGTCTGGGAGGCCCGCGGCGCCGCCGAGGACGGCACCCGCCAGGAGGCCCAGGCGCTGCACGAGATCAGCAGCCGCGCCAAGATCTACCCGGCCGCCACCCAGGACCGCATCCAGGAGGACGTACGGCGCTACACGCGGCACGTGACGGCCGTGGAGTGGCCGCGCATGATCGAACAGCACGAACTGACGGACCGGGGCACCGAACTGCTCGACACCCTGCGCCAGGACATCGCCGAGCGCGAGCCCGCCAACGACCTGGAGGCGCAGACCTATCAGCCGCTGCTCGACCAGGTGGCCGCCGCCGACGAGGCGCGCAGGGCCCGCGCCGACAACGCGGAGGCGACGCTGCCCGGGGTGGTCTGGTTCGGCCTCGTCGCCGGGGCGATCGTCACCGTCGGCCTGATCTTCACGTTGCAGATCAGGCGCTCCTCACGGGAGTTGCTGCTCGCGGGGACCTTCAGCGCCCTGATCGCCTTCCTGCTCTTCCTCGTCTGGAACTTCGACGCGCCCTTCGGCAGGTCCGTGACGGAATCGACGAGCGCCTTCCAGGACCTGCTCACCGTCTAG
- a CDS encoding PaaX family transcriptional regulator C-terminal domain-containing protein has protein sequence MERPRTRRRADGSPSARTLLLTVLGEYVRYAGDARVWSRAVVAALGACGVGETATRRAITRLVQEGWLRTESVGRWTALVLEPRLVALLTAWTHRLERAVLETPWHGEWQQLLLRGPAHGRALVAEQLAFEGFGRLAPGGWIAADPGGVGALKELLREQGLAARATWLVSRADDDGALVARAWDLAAVRAAHEEFVDRFDGLRAASDEEAFVLRTRLVHAWRGTFERDPRLPGALLPPGWPGLVSTKLFIDMWRALRVPADRCWRELARDPSSAG, from the coding sequence TTGGAGAGGCCACGCACCCGTCGCCGCGCGGACGGCTCCCCCAGCGCGCGGACGCTGCTGCTCACGGTGCTCGGCGAGTACGTGCGCTACGCGGGCGACGCGCGCGTGTGGTCCCGTGCCGTCGTGGCCGCGCTCGGCGCCTGCGGGGTGGGTGAGACGGCGACCCGGCGGGCGATCACCCGGCTCGTCCAGGAGGGCTGGCTGCGTACGGAGTCGGTGGGGCGGTGGACCGCGCTCGTCCTGGAGCCGCGTCTGGTCGCGCTCCTCACGGCCTGGACGCACCGGCTCGAGCGCGCGGTCCTGGAGACGCCGTGGCACGGCGAGTGGCAGCAGTTGCTGCTGCGCGGTCCCGCGCACGGCCGGGCGCTTGTGGCGGAGCAGCTGGCCTTCGAGGGGTTCGGGCGGCTCGCGCCCGGTGGCTGGATCGCGGCGGACCCGGGGGGCGTGGGCGCTCTCAAGGAGCTGCTGCGGGAGCAGGGCCTGGCCGCGCGGGCCACGTGGCTGGTCTCGCGCGCCGACGACGACGGCGCGCTGGTGGCCCGCGCCTGGGACCTGGCGGCGGTGCGGGCCGCGCACGAGGAGTTCGTCGACCGTTTCGACGGGCTGCGTGCGGCGTCGGACGAGGAGGCGTTCGTGCTGCGCACCCGGCTCGTGCACGCGTGGCGCGGCACGTTCGAGCGGGACCCCCGGCTGCCCGGGGCGCTCCTGCCGCCCGGGTGGCCGGGGCTTGTGTCGACGAAGCTGTTCATCGACATGTGGCGCGCGCTGCGGGTCCCCGCCGACCGCTGCTGGCGGGAGCTGGCGCGGGACCCGTCGTCGGCGGGCTAG
- a CDS encoding LLM class flavin-dependent oxidoreductase: MDHRSRPVPLPPTRFGVFLAPYHGLASHPALQLRRDLDLVRHLDALGFDEAWIGEHHSAGYETIASPEVFIAAAAEHTRRIRLGTGVNSLPYHHPLILADRVRQLDHQTMGRVMLGAGPGQLASDAFMMGIDPLRQRAMMAEALEAVVRLLRGETVTMRTDWFELAEARLQLRSHGPEGVELAVASAVSPSGAVQAGRHGIGLLSLAAAAPAGLAALTGNWAAYEKSCAEHGHTADRAAWRLVVPMHLAETAAQARAQAAYGVLDLVRYLEGLSDTTLPWGRTEQDALDRWTGEGFPVFGVATIGTPADAIARIEALAEASGGFGTLLLLDLPTGTPEAKRRSYELFAEYVVPHFTGANRAREESMAWARAHSERFLGAMRAAVDAAVTDAR; encoded by the coding sequence ATGGATCACCGGAGTCGCCCCGTCCCGCTCCCGCCCACCCGCTTCGGCGTCTTCCTGGCGCCCTACCACGGGCTCGCGTCGCACCCCGCGCTACAGCTCCGCCGCGACCTCGACCTGGTGCGCCACCTCGACGCCCTCGGCTTCGACGAGGCGTGGATCGGCGAGCACCACTCCGCCGGGTACGAGACGATCGCGTCGCCGGAGGTCTTCATCGCGGCGGCGGCCGAGCACACGCGCCGGATCAGGCTCGGCACGGGCGTGAACTCCCTGCCCTACCACCACCCGCTGATCCTCGCGGACCGCGTCCGCCAGCTCGACCACCAGACCATGGGGCGGGTGATGCTGGGCGCGGGCCCGGGGCAGCTGGCCTCCGACGCCTTCATGATGGGCATCGACCCGCTGCGGCAGCGCGCCATGATGGCCGAGGCCCTGGAGGCCGTCGTGCGGCTCTTGCGCGGCGAGACCGTCACGATGCGCACGGACTGGTTCGAACTGGCAGAGGCGCGCCTCCAGCTGCGTTCCCACGGCCCTGAGGGCGTCGAGCTGGCGGTCGCCTCCGCCGTCTCGCCCTCGGGCGCCGTGCAGGCGGGGCGGCACGGCATCGGACTGCTCTCGCTGGCGGCCGCCGCCCCCGCCGGTCTCGCCGCGCTGACCGGGAACTGGGCCGCGTACGAGAAGTCCTGCGCCGAGCACGGCCACACCGCCGACCGCGCCGCCTGGCGGCTCGTGGTGCCGATGCACCTCGCGGAGACCGCAGCGCAGGCCCGCGCCCAGGCCGCGTACGGCGTCCTCGACCTGGTCCGCTATCTCGAGGGCCTCTCGGACACGACGCTGCCGTGGGGCCGCACCGAGCAGGACGCGCTCGACCGCTGGACCGGCGAGGGCTTCCCCGTCTTCGGCGTCGCCACCATCGGCACCCCGGCGGACGCCATCGCCCGCATCGAGGCTCTCGCGGAAGCCTCCGGCGGTTTCGGCACCCTGCTCCTGCTCGACCTGCCGACCGGCACCCCTGAGGCGAAGCGGCGCAGCTACGAACTCTTCGCCGAGTACGTGGTGCCGCACTTCACCGGCGCCAACCGGGCCCGCGAGGAGTCCATGGCCTGGGCCCGCGCGCACAGTGAGCGGTTCCTCGGCGCGATGCGCGCGGCCGTCGATGCCGCCGTCACGGACGCGCGATGA
- a CDS encoding zinc-binding dehydrogenase, whose protein sequence is MRAAVLRAGRFVEAEVPEPPAPGPGQVVAETLATGICGSDLSAVRHTEDFLAAWRDSGTQAFLFDPEQDLVMGHELCARVLSPGEWQGKVVVGLPWALDPSGTLRTIGYSTRFPGGFGERMTLQEAALVPVPDHVPPRVAALTEPLAVGFGNVARAAQAPGTGALVIGAGPIGLGATAALVERGVAPVVVSEPSPRRRALAARFGAHTVVDPALRDPFDVWRAARGSGQSLTVYECSGRPGMLNTVLHRAPRSTHVLLIGACMTEDVFRPAVGICKDITVTMCMEYPPQEFARTLERIADGRVDAAALITGEVGFGEVGAAMETLTHPDDHVKVLVVDSPSGV, encoded by the coding sequence ATGAGGGCGGCGGTGCTGCGCGCGGGCCGCTTCGTCGAAGCCGAGGTCCCCGAGCCGCCGGCGCCGGGCCCGGGACAGGTCGTCGCCGAGACGCTGGCGACCGGCATCTGCGGTTCGGACCTCTCGGCGGTCCGGCACACCGAGGACTTCCTCGCGGCCTGGCGGGACTCGGGTACGCAGGCGTTCCTCTTCGACCCCGAGCAGGACCTGGTGATGGGCCACGAGCTGTGCGCGCGGGTGCTGAGCCCGGGGGAGTGGCAGGGCAAGGTCGTCGTCGGCCTGCCCTGGGCCCTCGACCCCTCGGGGACCCTGCGCACCATCGGCTACTCGACGCGCTTCCCCGGTGGCTTCGGCGAGCGGATGACGCTCCAGGAGGCCGCCCTCGTCCCGGTCCCCGACCACGTGCCGCCGCGCGTCGCGGCCCTCACGGAGCCGCTCGCCGTCGGCTTCGGCAACGTCGCCCGCGCGGCGCAGGCCCCCGGCACGGGCGCCCTGGTCATCGGAGCGGGCCCCATCGGCCTCGGCGCCACGGCGGCGCTCGTCGAGCGGGGCGTCGCCCCCGTCGTCGTATCGGAGCCCTCCCCGCGCCGCAGGGCGCTGGCAGCGCGCTTCGGGGCGCACACGGTGGTGGACCCGGCGCTGCGCGACCCCTTCGACGTCTGGCGCGCGGCGCGTGGATCCGGCCAGTCACTCACCGTGTACGAGTGCTCGGGCAGGCCGGGCATGCTGAACACGGTCCTGCACCGCGCCCCGCGCTCCACCCACGTCCTGCTGATCGGCGCCTGCATGACGGAGGACGTCTTCCGCCCCGCCGTGGGCATCTGCAAGGACATCACGGTGACCATGTGCATGGAGTACCCGCCGCAGGAGTTCGCCCGCACGCTGGAGCGGATCGCGGACGGCAGGGTGGACGCGGCGGCGCTGATCACGGGTGAGGTGGGCTTCGGGGAGGTCGGGGCGGCGATGGAGACCCTGACCCACCCGGACGACCACGTGAAGGTACTGGTGGTTGATAGCCCGTCCGGCGTTTGA